CTAAAACAATGCTTGAACCCTAATGTGCTGGGGTGTTGGGATGTGGTTTTACCATTAGAGGGAGAGGACAGAACCCTGAGGAACCTCGTGATGATGTGCCAAGACCACTCTAGGTTGGTTGTGGAGATGTATAGGAAGCTGCTCCAGATGATCGACGACCTCGTAAAGGGTGAACTAGAAAGGCTAGGTAATATCATGTTGGAGGTTGAGAACCTCCACGCTAAGGCCCTTGAGGTCGGGATGAACGTGATGAAGGAGCTACATGAGACGGGGGGTATCCTGATAAACAGGGAAGAGTTCTACAGGCTGATAAGTAAATCAAGTGAGCTGACAGACTATATCGAGGAGATGAGTGTCAGGATCTACCAGATAGGGGAGAGGAGATGGGGGATCCCTAGGAATATCGGAGAGGAGTTAATGAGGCTCGCGGAAGCGGCGTTCCAAGCTCTAACTAAGCTCAGGGAGAGCCTAATAAGCCTTGGCTTCAACTCAGAGAGGGCCACAGTCCTAGCGAAAGATGTAGATGAGGTAGAGAGAAGAGTAGATTCCATATATAGAGATCTCAGCATTATGATAATAACGAGTGATGTGGAGCTTCCTCTTCTACTGATCTTGAAGGATATAGCTGAGGAATTAGAGTTTCTGACCGACGCCGCAAAGGACGAGGCCGATATAATTAGGATCTTGGCCCTATAGGCTGGTCTTCCATGGAGTCTATAGCCGAGGTCGAGGCCCTCAGGGACAGCCGCCTTATAGTATGGTCTCCATCTGAGGGGAGACGGCTGTTTAGGCTTGGTTATTACGGGAAGCCCCTCGGCATCCCGAAGCCTAAGGAGGAGTTCGAAGTTCCCCTAGTATTGGATCCCATAGAGGGAGTCTACCTCATGGAGAAGGGGTTGGTAAGGGTATATTCGGGGGAGGATGGGAGGCCAATCGAACTGGAGGAGCTTGCTGAGATAGCTAGGAGAACCCTCAAGGGATTCGAAGACAAGTATCGTGTCTACAGGGATCTAAGGGAGAGGGGGTTGATAGCAACTCCAGGTATAAAGTACGGATGTGACTTCGCCGTCTACAGGTACGGTCCTGGCATAGACCACGCCCCATTCATAGTCCAAGTTAAAAGGTCTGAGGATGAGATCTCGGCTGACGAGATAGTTAGAGCGGGAAGGCTAGCAACGACGGTGAGGAAGACCTTTATAGTCGCTGTTGTAGATGATGGAAGGGTTCGATACCTAGGCTTCAAATGGTGGAAGCCATAGAAGGCCCTACAGATTTAGAATTATACTTCCAAAGCAATGGGGAAGACCAAGGTGAGGCCCCTCTCCAAGATAGACGTGCATTGAATATCTTTAAGAATTAGGTAATCACAGAGGAGGTCAATGGCTATGGATTACCTTCTAAGATGGTTCAAAGATAATGATCTAGAAACATATAATTCAGGTTTGAACATCTACACATATGAAGATTATGATGAAGAATGGTTTAGATGGAAGTTTCTAGGATAACCATCATAACCTCGGCTTTTTTATCCATAGCAGTGGTTGTCAACCAGTCCGGCGAGCTGGCGGTTCAACGGCTTCATGTCGTGGGACCTAGAGGGAGAGATTCTTTTAAAAAGACAATAGAGTTCACGTTCAGAGAGCTAAATGACTTTGATCTCATAATAGGATTTAATTATGAAGAAATCGGCCTAAGCTGCCATGAAAGAAGGTTGTTCCAGGTGGGTGCGGCCTTAAAATACCATCTTGTGGGCTCTAGACACTTATTTGAAGCTTATTTTACACGATGACCTTGAGAGAAATCAGGGTTCAAAGGCCATGCGCTCTGGAGAGAGGAGGGATATAACCCTCCCCTGAATCTCGGTATCTAAGTCAGATGCCCTTCGAGAATGGGCTGAGGGGATATCAGGATTTGAGCCACTCGGCATCATATTCACCTAGACCCAGCCATTTCAATATCTCCGCAGATCTCTCCGGTGCCTCCTTGAAGATCACCTTGAGGAAGGGGATCACCTCCCTGAGGGCCCTCCTCTTCGAGATGTGGGACTTCTCTGCGACGCTCTCTGCCACCCTCCTCTGATGCTCTCTGCTCACCTTGGTCCTTCCATACCGCCATATGATCTGGGGCTGCCTGAAGTAGGGGACCAACCAGAAGCCTTCCCCCTTCATCCATGAGCCTCCAATATCTCTTAGAAGGGTGTTCACCTTTCCCCAATCATTTCCCAGGTACCTGTTAGGCCTTACATGGATCCCGTTCGGAGCCTCGATGGCTGAGAATGTTCCCTTTTGAAATCCCAGCTTCTCCAGCTTAGACTCAACAGCCATCGCAAGCCCCCTACCATCAGAGCTTCTCCTTGAGAGGGCTACTCCTCCGGAAGCCCAGTCTAACACATATTTTAGGAGGCGATACTCCTGTAGCCTCTTTGTCCTGCCTTCATAAATATCCGCCCTTGAGAGGGCCTCCAGACCCTCCAAGAGATCTCTGGGGTCATCAAAAAAGTAGGGCATGTTCTCGTATATCCAGTCTACTAGGTCTTCGTGGGGCAAGTAGGCGGAGGCCAAGGCCTCCCTGGCCTCCACGAGGCTGCCCGCTGAGAAGATTCTGCCAAGGGCTTGTGATATGCTCAAAGCTCTATCTCTATCTACCATTATGGAGGCGTCCGAGGCCGAGACATGTGACCTGCCCCTAGCTAGGGCCTCTAGATCGTTTATTGCTGATCTGAGGTCCCCTTCTGAAACCTCAGCTATCCTCTCAAGGACCTCATCTTCAACCGTTATACCCATCGTCCTCGCCACCACTCTCAACCTCTCAACGATCTGGATGAAGGGGATGGGCCTGAACTCGATGACCAACGAGGCCTCCCTTAACTGTCGAAACTTCTGCTCCCATCCCTCATGGATGCTGGTGGCGATGAGCACTATTGGATTCCTAGTCTCCTTTATTATGGAGAGGATAGCCTGAACACCTCCAGAGTCCTCCTTATCACTTATGCCCTCCAGCTCGTCGAATAGGATCATCCTACGCCTCCCCAGAACCGTAGTTTCATGGCCGTGAGCCCTTCCGATCAACGCCTCGATCCTCTTCGCAGTCCTGAAGTCGCTTGCATTCAGCTCCAAAAGGTCGTATCTAAGGTCCCTCGCCGCGGCCTCCACCGCAGAGGTCTTACCCACCCCAGGGGGTCCATAGAGGAATGCCGCTCTCTTCTCCGGAAATCCCTTATCCCAAGATTTTAGCCAGCTTAGAAACTGGCTCAGGGCCTTCTCGTTATCGGCGATCTCCCTTAGTGTTTTAGGTCTAAATAACTCGGCCCATGTTCTATCCTCTCCTCTCATCTGGCCATCTCCTTCCCGGCAAGGGCGAGCTTCGCGAGTAGGACGCTGAGCTGTATCTCAGGCCTCGACCCTTGGGTCAACCTGTAGTCCACCTCGCCTATGGCATCGGAGAGCCTTATCTTCCACTCCTCCGGGATGTTCATCCTGATGATCTCTGAGTAGACCATCCTCAGGATATCCTCCGCTGCCATCCCCTCATCCACTAGGAGGCTTCTTAGAACCTCCCTAGCCTCTATGAACTCTCCTTTCAACCCGAGACTTATCATCTCCCTCACCATCTTAGGGCTTGTCTTTCCTAACACGCTGTAGATCGCTGTGTCGTCCACCACCCCTCCCTTCACCGCCGCCGCGGCTTGGAGGAGGTTTATAGCCTTCCTCATGTCCCCCTGTGAGGCCTCACAGATGGCCAATAACCCCTCCTCGAGGAGTTTCACCCCCTCTTTCGAGGCGATACTTCGAAGCCACCCCCTCATGTCCTCCTCGCTTAACGGATTGAATCTGAAGATGGAGCACCTGCTCTGAATCGGCTCTATGATGCTCTCCGAGTAGTTCCCAATCAGGCAGAACCTGCAGGTCTTGGTGTAGACCTCCATGATCCTCCTCAGGGCGTGCTGAGCTGGGGCTGTGAGGCTGTCAGCCTCATCCATTATGAGAATCTTGAAGGGAACCTCACCCGACATTGGAGCCGTGCGGGCGAAGAGCTTCACCTTTTCCCTGATCGTGTCGATACCCCTCTCATCGCTGGCGTTAAGCTCGAGTATAAAGTTTCGATAAGTAGGGCCATAAAGGTCCCTTGCAAGGGCTAGGATCGCTGTTGTCTTTCCGACCCCGGCGG
This region of Candidatus Bathyarchaeota archaeon genomic DNA includes:
- a CDS encoding DUF47 family protein → MVLPLEGEDRTLRNLVMMCQDHSRLVVEMYRKLLQMIDDLVKGELERLGNIMLEVENLHAKALEVGMNVMKELHETGGILINREEFYRLISKSSELTDYIEEMSVRIYQIGERRWGIPRNIGEELMRLAEAAFQALTKLRESLISLGFNSERATVLAKDVDEVERRVDSIYRDLSIMIITSDVELPLLLILKDIAEELEFLTDAAKDEADIIRILAL
- the endA gene encoding tRNA-intron lyase gives rise to the protein MESIAEVEALRDSRLIVWSPSEGRRLFRLGYYGKPLGIPKPKEEFEVPLVLDPIEGVYLMEKGLVRVYSGEDGRPIELEELAEIARRTLKGFEDKYRVYRDLRERGLIATPGIKYGCDFAVYRYGPGIDHAPFIVQVKRSEDEISADEIVRAGRLATTVRKTFIVAVVDDGRVRYLGFKWWKP
- a CDS encoding replication factor C large subunit, whose protein sequence is MRGEDRTWAELFRPKTLREIADNEKALSQFLSWLKSWDKGFPEKRAAFLYGPPGVGKTSAVEAAARDLRYDLLELNASDFRTAKRIEALIGRAHGHETTVLGRRRMILFDELEGISDKEDSGGVQAILSIIKETRNPIVLIATSIHEGWEQKFRQLREASLVIEFRPIPFIQIVERLRVVARTMGITVEDEVLERIAEVSEGDLRSAINDLEALARGRSHVSASDASIMVDRDRALSISQALGRIFSAGSLVEAREALASAYLPHEDLVDWIYENMPYFFDDPRDLLEGLEALSRADIYEGRTKRLQEYRLLKYVLDWASGGVALSRRSSDGRGLAMAVESKLEKLGFQKGTFSAIEAPNGIHVRPNRYLGNDWGKVNTLLRDIGGSWMKGEGFWLVPYFRQPQIIWRYGRTKVSREHQRRVAESVAEKSHISKRRALREVIPFLKVIFKEAPERSAEILKWLGLGEYDAEWLKS
- a CDS encoding replication factor C small subunit, with translation MSGAMWAEKYRPQSLDEMVNQSEIVSRLKRFVEERNLPHLLFVGPAGVGKTTAILALARDLYGPTYRNFILELNASDERGIDTIREKVKLFARTAPMSGEVPFKILIMDEADSLTAPAQHALRRIMEVYTKTCRFCLIGNYSESIIEPIQSRCSIFRFNPLSEEDMRGWLRSIASKEGVKLLEEGLLAICEASQGDMRKAINLLQAAAAVKGGVVDDTAIYSVLGKTSPKMVREMISLGLKGEFIEAREVLRSLLVDEGMAAEDILRMVYSEIIRMNIPEEWKIRLSDAIGEVDYRLTQGSRPEIQLSVLLAKLALAGKEMAR